A region of Lichenibacterium dinghuense DNA encodes the following proteins:
- the minC gene encoding septum site-determining protein MinC, translated as MSVQASPSTPVRFRGRSLMALVLRPEPPIDAWLLGLDDLLGRSPGYFTSRPVVADLSAMADEGDQLVRLMDKLQGRKIRVMAIEGADPERLGADLDRLPPMVEGGRPASAPAVPDVAQPDAAAVAAAVAAQQIRTVPSLMIDKPVRSGQSITFAEGDVTILGSVASGAEVMAGGSIHIYGTLRGRAMAGFAHKDGRIFCSKLHAELLAIDGIYKTADEMDATLRGKAIQAWTSGDTLVIAGLD; from the coding sequence ATGTCGGTTCAAGCCTCCCCCTCCACCCCCGTCCGGTTCCGCGGCCGCTCGCTGATGGCGCTGGTGCTGCGGCCCGAGCCGCCGATCGACGCCTGGCTCCTGGGCCTCGACGACCTGCTCGGCCGCTCGCCCGGCTACTTCACCAGCCGCCCCGTGGTGGCCGACCTCAGCGCCATGGCGGACGAGGGCGACCAGCTGGTCCGCCTGATGGACAAGCTGCAGGGCCGCAAGATCCGTGTCATGGCGATCGAGGGCGCCGACCCCGAGCGGCTCGGCGCCGACCTCGACCGGCTGCCGCCGATGGTGGAGGGCGGGCGCCCGGCCTCCGCGCCGGCCGTGCCCGACGTGGCGCAGCCCGACGCCGCCGCGGTGGCGGCCGCCGTCGCGGCCCAGCAGATCCGCACCGTGCCGTCGCTGATGATCGACAAGCCGGTTCGCTCCGGCCAGTCGATCACCTTCGCGGAGGGCGACGTGACGATCCTGGGCTCGGTGGCCTCGGGCGCCGAGGTGATGGCGGGCGGCTCGATCCACATCTACGGGACGCTGCGGGGCCGCGCCATGGCGGGCTTCGCCCACAAGGACGGCCGCATCTTCTGCTCGAAGCTCCACGCCGAGCTTCTGGCGATCGACGGCATCTACAAGACCGCGGACGAGATGGACGCGACGCTGCGCGGCAAGGCCATCCAGGCCTGGACCAGCGGCGACACGCTCGTCATCGCGGGCCTGGACTGA